A single window of Streptomyces griseoviridis DNA harbors:
- a CDS encoding TetR/AcrR family transcriptional regulator: protein MGAVTAVDRSPKQDRSRATRQRLLEAAVACLAEHGWAGSTVSVVAERAGVSRGAAQHHFPTREDLFTAAVEYVAEERSTALRALFPDGAAGDRRAVVAALVDLYTGPLFRAALHLWVAASNEDQLGARVTELEARVGRESHRAAVELLGADESGPGVRETVQGLLDMARGLGLAHLLTDDTARRGRVVAQWADILDRELAD from the coding sequence ATGGGTGCTGTGACCGCAGTCGACCGCTCGCCCAAGCAGGACCGCAGCCGGGCCACCCGGCAGCGGCTGCTGGAGGCCGCCGTCGCGTGCCTCGCCGAACACGGCTGGGCGGGCTCCACGGTCTCCGTCGTCGCCGAGCGCGCCGGGGTCTCCCGGGGCGCGGCCCAGCACCACTTCCCGACCCGCGAGGACCTCTTCACGGCCGCCGTCGAGTACGTCGCCGAGGAACGCTCCACCGCCCTGCGCGCCCTCTTCCCGGACGGCGCCGCCGGTGACCGGCGGGCCGTCGTCGCCGCCCTCGTCGACCTCTACACCGGTCCGCTGTTCCGGGCCGCCCTGCACCTGTGGGTGGCCGCCTCGAACGAGGACCAGCTCGGCGCGCGGGTGACGGAGCTGGAGGCGCGCGTCGGCCGGGAGAGCCACCGGGCCGCCGTCGAACTGCTCGGCGCCGACGAGAGCGGGCCGGGCGTCCGCGAAACCGTCCAGGGCCTGCTGGACATGGCGCGGGGGCTCGGCCTCGCCCACCTCCTCACCGACGACACCGCCAGGCGCGGCCGGGTCGTCGCGCAGTGGGCGGACATCCTGGACCGGGAGCTGGCGGACTGA
- a CDS encoding enoyl-CoA hydratase family protein: protein MSGVGRAHARGVRTLSLDSPDTRNALSAPLVRELTAALTECAHDDDVRAVVLTHTGTTFCAGADLRDPPAPEDLVRLLRLVVELPRPVVARVTGHVRAGGLGLLAACDIAAAGTAATFAFTEVRIGVAPAIISLPLLPRADPRALARHCLTGERFDTAEAVRLGLLTTAGDDVDAVLGPVLDGLRRAAPQALAETKKLLTARVLEAFDRDAADLTALSGRLFSSPPAREGMTAFLERRDPAWVL from the coding sequence GTGAGCGGCGTCGGCCGCGCCCACGCGCGCGGCGTGCGGACCCTCAGCCTCGACTCCCCCGACACCCGCAACGCCCTGTCGGCGCCCCTGGTGCGGGAGTTGACGGCCGCGCTCACCGAGTGCGCGCACGACGACGACGTGCGCGCCGTCGTCCTCACCCACACCGGCACCACCTTCTGCGCCGGAGCCGACCTGCGCGACCCGCCCGCCCCCGAGGACCTGGTGCGGCTGCTGCGGCTCGTCGTCGAACTGCCGAGGCCCGTCGTCGCCCGGGTCACCGGCCATGTCAGGGCGGGCGGCCTCGGGCTGCTCGCCGCCTGCGACATCGCCGCCGCGGGCACCGCCGCCACGTTCGCCTTCACCGAGGTTCGCATCGGGGTGGCCCCGGCGATCATCTCGCTGCCGCTGCTGCCCCGCGCCGACCCGCGCGCCCTGGCCCGCCACTGTCTGACCGGCGAGCGGTTCGACACCGCCGAGGCCGTCAGGCTCGGCCTGCTCACCACCGCGGGCGACGACGTGGACGCCGTCCTCGGACCCGTCCTCGACGGGCTGCGGCGAGCCGCACCGCAGGCCCTCGCGGAGACCAAGAAGCTGCTCACGGCTAGGGTGCTCGAAGCCTTCGACCGGGACGCGGCCGATCTCACCGCGCTCTCGGGCCGGCTGTTCTCGTCACCGCCCGCGCGCGAGGGGATGACGGCCTTCCTAGAACGACGGGATCCCGCATGGGTGCTGTGA
- a CDS encoding 4-coumarate--CoA ligase family protein, which yields MFRSEYADVPPVELPIHEAVLGRAAEYGERPALIDGTDGTTLTYAQLDRFHRRVAAGLAALGVRKGDVLALHSPNTIAFPTAFYAATRAGATVTTVHPLATAEEFAGQLRDAGARWIVTVSPLLDTARRAAELAGGVREILVCDRAPGHRSLLDLLACQDPEPDVTLDPVTDVAVLPYSSGTTGLPKGVMLTHRQIATNLAQLEPSVRVEPGERILAVLPFFHIYGLTALMNAPLRSGATVVVLPRFDLESFLAAIENHRITGLYVAPPIVLALAKHPAVADHDLSSLRYILSAAAPLDATLAAACAHRLGLPPVGQAYGMTELSPGTHVVPLDAMEHAPPGTVGKLIAGTEMRVVPLEGPARDLGVDETGEILIRGPQVMKGYLGRPDATAAILDADGWLHTGDVGRVDADGWLFVVDRVKELIKYKGYQVAPAELEALLLTHPGIADAAVVGALDDRGDEIPHAHVVRAATGLSEGEVMTYVAERVAPYKRVRAVTFVDTVPRAATGKILRRVLRDRA from the coding sequence GTGTTCCGCAGCGAGTACGCCGACGTCCCGCCCGTAGAACTCCCCATCCACGAAGCGGTCCTGGGCCGGGCCGCCGAGTACGGCGAGCGGCCCGCACTGATCGACGGCACCGACGGCACCACTCTCACCTACGCCCAACTGGACCGCTTCCACCGGCGGGTGGCCGCCGGGCTCGCCGCGCTCGGGGTCCGCAAGGGGGACGTGCTCGCGCTGCACAGCCCCAACACGATCGCCTTCCCGACCGCGTTCTACGCGGCGACCCGCGCGGGCGCCACCGTCACCACCGTCCATCCACTGGCCACCGCCGAGGAGTTCGCCGGCCAGCTGCGGGACGCGGGCGCCCGCTGGATCGTCACCGTCTCCCCGCTCCTCGACACCGCCCGCAGGGCCGCCGAACTCGCGGGCGGGGTACGGGAGATCCTGGTCTGCGACCGCGCGCCGGGCCACCGCTCCCTGCTCGACCTGCTCGCCTGCCAGGACCCGGAACCCGACGTCACCCTCGACCCGGTGACCGACGTGGCGGTCCTGCCGTACTCCTCAGGCACCACCGGACTGCCCAAGGGCGTGATGCTCACCCACCGCCAGATCGCCACCAACCTGGCCCAGTTGGAGCCCTCGGTGCGCGTCGAACCCGGTGAGCGCATCCTCGCGGTGCTGCCGTTCTTCCACATCTACGGCCTGACCGCCCTCATGAACGCGCCGCTGCGCTCCGGCGCCACCGTCGTCGTCCTGCCCCGCTTCGACCTGGAGAGCTTCCTCGCGGCCATCGAGAACCACCGCATCACCGGCCTGTACGTGGCCCCGCCGATCGTCCTGGCGCTGGCCAAGCACCCGGCGGTCGCCGACCACGACCTGTCGTCGCTGCGCTACATCCTCAGCGCCGCCGCCCCCCTCGACGCCACCCTCGCCGCGGCCTGCGCCCACCGGCTCGGCCTGCCGCCGGTCGGCCAGGCCTACGGCATGACCGAACTCTCCCCCGGCACCCACGTCGTCCCGCTCGACGCCATGGAGCACGCGCCGCCCGGCACCGTCGGCAAGCTCATCGCGGGCACCGAGATGCGCGTCGTCCCCCTCGAAGGACCCGCGCGCGACCTCGGCGTCGACGAGACCGGCGAGATCCTCATCCGCGGCCCCCAGGTCATGAAGGGCTACCTGGGCCGCCCCGACGCCACCGCCGCGATCCTCGACGCGGACGGCTGGCTGCACACCGGGGACGTCGGCCGGGTCGACGCCGACGGCTGGCTGTTCGTCGTCGACCGGGTCAAGGAACTCATCAAGTACAAGGGCTACCAGGTGGCCCCCGCCGAACTGGAGGCCCTCCTGCTCACCCACCCGGGCATCGCCGACGCCGCCGTCGTCGGCGCCCTCGACGACCGCGGCGACGAGATCCCGCACGCCCACGTGGTCCGCGCGGCCACCGGCCTCTCCGAAGGGGAGGTCATGACGTACGTCGCCGAACGCGTCGCCCCCTACAAACGGGTGCGCGCCGTCACCTTCGTCGACACCGTGCCGCGCGCCGCCACCGGCAAGATCCTCCGCCGCGTCCTGCGGGACCGGGCGTGA
- a CDS encoding acyl-CoA dehydrogenase family protein, with the protein MPTLLESDEHQALRTAVSAFGRRYGRDYLTRVQEEGGYPKDLWLEAAALGYIGVNLPERYGGGGAGITELSIVLEELGAVGAPLLMMIVSPAICGTVISRFGTDAQKDEWLPALADGTRLMAFGITEPDAGSNSHRITTTARRDGADWLLTGRKVFVSGVDIADATLIVGRTEDARTGSLKPCLFIVPRDADGFTRRPIDMELNAAEKQFELTLDEVRLPQEALVGDEDAGLLQLFAGLNPERVMTAAFAIGMGRYALGRAVEYARERTVWKTPIGAHQAIAHPLAQAHIELELARLMTRKAALLYDAGDDVGAGEAANMAKYAAGEACVRAVDQAVHTLGGNGLTREFGIASLITAARVARIAPVSREMILNYVSHQSLGLPKSY; encoded by the coding sequence ATGCCCACCCTGCTGGAATCCGACGAACACCAGGCACTACGCACCGCGGTCTCCGCCTTCGGGCGGCGCTACGGCCGCGACTACCTCACCCGCGTCCAGGAGGAGGGCGGCTACCCCAAGGACCTCTGGCTGGAGGCGGCGGCCCTCGGCTACATCGGCGTCAACCTCCCCGAGCGGTACGGCGGTGGCGGCGCCGGCATCACCGAACTCTCCATCGTCCTGGAGGAGTTGGGCGCGGTCGGGGCGCCGCTGCTGATGATGATCGTCTCCCCGGCGATCTGCGGCACGGTGATCTCCCGGTTCGGCACCGACGCGCAGAAGGACGAGTGGCTGCCCGCCCTCGCCGACGGCACCCGCCTGATGGCGTTCGGCATCACCGAGCCCGACGCCGGCTCCAACAGCCACCGCATCACCACCACCGCCCGCAGGGACGGCGCGGACTGGCTGCTCACCGGCCGCAAGGTGTTCGTCTCCGGGGTCGACATCGCCGACGCCACCCTGATCGTCGGCCGCACCGAGGACGCCCGCACCGGCTCCCTCAAACCCTGCCTCTTCATCGTCCCGCGCGACGCCGACGGCTTCACCCGGCGCCCCATCGACATGGAACTGAACGCGGCGGAGAAGCAGTTCGAGCTGACCCTCGACGAGGTGCGGCTGCCGCAGGAGGCGCTCGTCGGCGACGAGGACGCCGGACTGCTCCAACTGTTCGCGGGACTCAACCCGGAGCGTGTGATGACGGCCGCGTTCGCGATCGGCATGGGCCGCTACGCGCTCGGGCGGGCCGTCGAGTACGCCCGTGAACGCACCGTGTGGAAGACCCCGATCGGCGCCCACCAGGCCATCGCCCACCCCCTCGCGCAGGCCCACATCGAACTCGAACTCGCCCGCCTGATGACCCGGAAGGCGGCCCTGCTGTACGACGCGGGCGACGACGTCGGGGCCGGCGAGGCCGCCAACATGGCCAAGTACGCGGCCGGGGAGGCGTGTGTGCGCGCCGTCGACCAGGCCGTGCACACCCTCGGCGGCAACGGACTCACCCGCGAGTTCGGGATCGCCTCCCTGATCACCGCGGCCCGGGTCGCCAGGATCGCCCCGGTGAGCCGGGAGATGATCCTCAACTACGTCTCCCACCAGAGCCTCGGCCTGCCCAAGTCGTACTGA
- a CDS encoding acetyl/propionyl/methylcrotonyl-CoA carboxylase subunit alpha — protein MISTLLVANRGEIARRVFRTCRAAGIRTVAVHADPDADAPHTREADLAVRLPGATPAETYLRGDLIVRAALAAGADAVHPGYGFLSENAGFARAVLDAGLVWVGPPPEAIEAMASKTRAKELLGIAPLTRVTAADLPVLVKAAAGGGGRGMRVVRRVEELDGALAAARAEAASAFGDGEVFVEPYVEGGRHVEVQILADGHGTVWTLGTRDCSLQRRHQKVIEEAPAPGLSAELVDEISAFAERAARAVSYVGAGTVEFLLDGDTAHFLEMNTRLQVEHPVTEAVFGIDLVALQLRIAEGAALESAPPPARGHAVEARLYAEDPARDWAPQTGTLHRLAVPEGVRLDSGYGDGDTVGVHYDPMLAKVIAHAPTRAEALRTLAGALERATIHGPVTNRDLLVRSLRHDAFTSGRLDTGFYDRHLTALTAPDPDPYAPLAAALADAHGRSRFGGWRNLGSGPQTKRYAVDGEEHEVHYRHTREGLAADGVRVIHADAALVVLEVDGVRRRFAVARYGDRVQVNATALTALPRFPDPVAPLAPGSLVAPMPGTVVRVAEGLAPGVEVKAGEPLLWLEAMKMEHRVTAPVTGTLTALEVAPGRQVAVGTLLAVVRPG, from the coding sequence ATGATCTCCACCCTGCTCGTCGCCAACCGGGGCGAGATAGCCCGCCGCGTCTTCCGCACCTGCCGTGCGGCGGGCATCCGCACGGTCGCCGTGCACGCGGACCCCGACGCCGACGCCCCGCACACCCGGGAGGCCGACCTGGCGGTCAGGCTGCCCGGCGCGACCCCCGCCGAGACGTATCTGCGCGGCGACCTGATCGTGCGGGCGGCCCTCGCCGCGGGCGCCGACGCCGTCCACCCCGGCTACGGCTTCCTCTCCGAGAACGCCGGCTTCGCCCGCGCCGTCCTCGACGCGGGCCTGGTCTGGGTCGGCCCGCCGCCCGAGGCGATCGAGGCGATGGCGTCCAAGACCCGCGCCAAGGAGCTGCTGGGCATCGCGCCCCTCACCCGTGTCACCGCCGCCGATCTGCCGGTCCTGGTGAAGGCGGCGGCGGGCGGCGGCGGGCGCGGCATGCGGGTGGTGCGCCGCGTCGAGGAGCTGGACGGCGCGCTGGCGGCGGCGCGCGCCGAGGCCGCGAGCGCCTTCGGGGACGGCGAGGTGTTCGTCGAGCCGTACGTCGAGGGCGGCCGCCATGTCGAGGTGCAGATCCTCGCCGACGGCCACGGCACGGTGTGGACCCTCGGCACCCGCGACTGCTCCCTCCAGCGCCGCCACCAGAAGGTGATCGAGGAGGCACCCGCACCCGGCCTGAGCGCCGAACTCGTCGACGAGATCAGCGCGTTCGCGGAGCGGGCGGCGCGCGCCGTGTCGTACGTCGGCGCGGGCACCGTCGAGTTCCTGCTCGACGGCGACACCGCCCACTTCCTGGAGATGAACACCCGCCTCCAGGTCGAACACCCGGTCACCGAGGCCGTGTTCGGCATCGACCTGGTCGCGCTGCAACTGCGGATCGCGGAGGGCGCGGCCCTGGAGAGCGCGCCACCGCCCGCGCGCGGCCACGCCGTCGAGGCCCGCCTCTACGCGGAGGACCCGGCCCGCGACTGGGCCCCGCAGACCGGCACCCTGCACCGCCTCGCCGTCCCCGAGGGCGTCCGCCTGGACAGCGGGTACGGCGACGGCGACACCGTCGGCGTCCACTACGACCCGATGCTCGCCAAGGTGATCGCGCACGCCCCGACCCGCGCGGAGGCGCTGCGCACGCTGGCGGGCGCCCTGGAGCGGGCGACGATCCACGGCCCGGTCACCAACCGCGACCTGCTGGTGCGGTCCCTGCGCCATGACGCGTTCACCTCGGGCCGCCTCGACACCGGGTTCTACGACCGCCATCTGACGGCCCTGACCGCCCCCGACCCCGACCCGTACGCGCCGCTCGCGGCGGCCCTCGCCGACGCCCACGGCCGCTCCCGGTTCGGCGGCTGGCGCAACCTCGGCTCCGGGCCGCAGACCAAGCGGTACGCGGTCGACGGCGAGGAGCACGAGGTCCACTACCGGCACACCCGGGAGGGCCTGGCCGCCGACGGCGTCCGGGTGATCCACGCCGACGCCGCTCTCGTCGTCCTCGAAGTCGACGGCGTCAGGCGGCGGTTCGCGGTGGCCAGGTACGGCGACCGGGTCCAGGTGAACGCCACCGCCCTGACCGCGCTGCCCCGCTTCCCCGACCCGGTCGCCCCGCTGGCCCCCGGCTCCCTGGTGGCGCCGATGCCGGGCACCGTCGTCCGGGTGGCGGAGGGGCTGGCGCCCGGCGTGGAGGTGAAGGCGGGCGAGCCGCTGCTGTGGCTCGAGGCGATGAAGATGGAACACCGCGTCACGGCCCCGGTGACGGGCACGCTGACCGCGCTCGAGGTCGCCCCCGGCCGGCAGGTGGCGGTGGGCACGCTGCTGGCGGTGGTCCGCCCCGGGTAG
- a CDS encoding acyl-CoA carboxylase subunit beta yields MTVLPTALDVTGQDYRDHRAAMLGKLADLDTEHAKALAGGGVKYVERHRKRGKLLARERIELLLDPDTPFLELSPLAAWGSEYTVGASLVTGIGVVEGVECLITANDPTVRGGASNPWSLKKALRANDIALANRLPCVSLVESGGADLPSQKEIFIPGGAIFRDLTRLSAAGIPTVAVVFGNSTAGGAYIPGMSDHVIMVKERAKVFLGGPPLVKMATGEESDDESLGGAEMHARVSGLADHFAVDERDALRQARRVVARLNHRKAYGDPGPAEPPLYDPDELLGIVPGDLKVPFDPREVIARIVDGSDFDAFKPLYGTSLTTGWARLHGYPVGVLANAQGVLFSEESQKAAQFIQLANQRDIPLLFLHNTTGYMVGKEYEQGGIIKHGAMMINAVANSRVPHLSVLLGASYGAGHYGMCGRAYDPRFLFSWPSAKSAVMGPQQLAGVLSIVARQSALAKGQPYDDDADAALRAMVERQIESESLPMFLSGRLYDDGVIDPRDTRTVLGLCLSAVHTAPYEGARGGFGVFRM; encoded by the coding sequence GTGACCGTCCTCCCCACCGCGCTCGACGTCACGGGACAGGACTACCGTGACCACCGCGCGGCCATGCTCGGCAAGCTCGCCGACCTCGACACCGAGCACGCCAAGGCGCTCGCGGGCGGCGGCGTCAAATACGTCGAACGGCACCGCAAGCGCGGCAAGTTGCTCGCCCGGGAGCGCATCGAGCTGCTCCTCGACCCGGACACCCCGTTCCTCGAACTGTCCCCGCTGGCCGCCTGGGGCAGCGAGTACACCGTCGGGGCCTCCCTCGTCACCGGCATCGGGGTCGTCGAGGGCGTCGAGTGCCTGATCACCGCCAACGACCCGACCGTGCGCGGCGGCGCGAGCAACCCCTGGTCGCTGAAGAAGGCCCTGCGCGCCAACGACATCGCGCTCGCCAACCGGCTGCCCTGCGTGAGCCTCGTCGAGTCGGGCGGCGCCGATCTGCCGTCCCAGAAAGAGATCTTCATCCCCGGCGGCGCCATCTTCCGTGATCTGACCCGGCTCTCGGCGGCCGGCATCCCCACCGTCGCCGTCGTCTTCGGCAACTCCACGGCGGGCGGCGCCTACATCCCCGGCATGTCCGACCACGTCATCATGGTCAAGGAGCGCGCCAAGGTGTTCCTCGGCGGGCCGCCGCTGGTGAAGATGGCCACCGGCGAGGAGAGCGACGACGAGTCGCTCGGCGGCGCCGAGATGCACGCGCGGGTGTCGGGTCTCGCCGACCACTTCGCCGTCGACGAGCGGGACGCGCTGCGCCAGGCGCGGCGGGTGGTGGCCCGCCTCAACCACCGCAAGGCGTACGGCGATCCGGGTCCGGCCGAGCCGCCCCTGTACGACCCCGACGAACTCCTCGGGATCGTCCCCGGCGACCTCAAGGTGCCCTTCGACCCGCGCGAGGTGATCGCCAGGATCGTCGACGGCTCCGACTTCGACGCGTTCAAGCCGCTGTACGGGACCAGCCTGACGACCGGCTGGGCCCGCCTGCACGGCTACCCGGTCGGCGTCCTCGCCAACGCGCAGGGCGTGCTGTTCAGCGAGGAGTCGCAGAAGGCCGCCCAGTTCATCCAGCTCGCCAACCAGCGCGACATCCCGCTGCTGTTCCTGCACAACACCACCGGCTACATGGTCGGCAAGGAGTACGAGCAGGGCGGCATCATCAAACACGGCGCGATGATGATCAACGCGGTCGCCAACAGCCGGGTCCCGCACCTGTCCGTCCTGCTGGGCGCCTCCTACGGCGCCGGGCACTACGGCATGTGCGGGCGCGCCTACGACCCGCGCTTCCTGTTCTCCTGGCCCAGCGCCAAGTCAGCCGTCATGGGCCCGCAGCAGCTCGCCGGGGTCCTGTCGATCGTCGCCCGCCAGTCCGCGCTCGCGAAGGGGCAGCCGTACGACGACGACGCGGACGCCGCCCTGCGCGCCATGGTGGAGCGGCAGATCGAGTCGGAGTCGCTGCCGATGTTCCTGTCCGGGCGGCTCTACGACGACGGCGTCATCGACCCGCGCGACACCCGCACCGTTCTCGGCCTGTGCCTGTCCGCCGTGCACACCGCGCCCTACGAGGGCGCGCGCGGCGGCTTCGGCGTCTTCCGGATGTGA
- a CDS encoding acyclic terpene utilization AtuA family protein, with product MTAPLRIGNASGFYGDRFDALREMLTGGELDVLTGDYLAELTMLILARDRLKNPDAGYARTFLRQLEEGLGLAAERGVRIVVNAGGLNPAGLAVAVRELAERVGVPARVAHVEGDDLTAAHPGSLAAHAYLGGFGIAACLTAGADVVVTGRVTDAALVTGPAAAHFGWRPDDHDRLAGAVVAGHVLECGTQATGGNYAFFGEVPGGLGRPGFPLAEIHEDGTAVITKHPGTGGIVDVGTVTAQLLYETGGARYPGPDVTARLDTVRLVQDGPDRVRIEGVRGEAPPPDLKVGRNRLGGFRGEVVFVLTGLDIDAKADLVRAQMADALAKSPPKEVRWELVRTDRPDAPTEETASALLRLVVRDAEQAVVGRSLSGAAVELALASYPGFHVLAPPGKGTPYGVFEAGYVPQSDVRQVAVLPDGQRHPVPPPAATLALAALPPPALPKPLPAGPVRRAPLGLVAGARSGDKGADANVGVWARTEDAWRWLAHELTVERFEELIPESRGLPVTRHVLPRLRALNFVVEGILGEGVAAQHRFDPQAKALGEWLRARHLDLPEALL from the coding sequence GTGACCGCGCCCCTGCGGATCGGCAACGCCTCCGGGTTCTACGGCGACCGCTTCGACGCGCTGCGCGAGATGCTCACCGGCGGTGAACTCGACGTCCTCACCGGCGACTACCTCGCCGAGCTGACCATGCTGATCCTCGCCAGGGACCGGCTGAAGAACCCCGACGCCGGGTACGCGCGCACGTTCCTGCGGCAGTTGGAGGAGGGGCTCGGGCTCGCGGCGGAGCGCGGGGTGCGGATCGTCGTCAACGCCGGTGGCCTCAACCCGGCCGGACTCGCCGTCGCCGTACGGGAGTTGGCCGAGCGGGTCGGGGTGCCCGCCCGGGTCGCGCATGTCGAGGGGGACGATCTCACCGCCGCGCACCCCGGCAGCCTCGCCGCCCACGCCTACCTCGGCGGGTTCGGGATCGCCGCCTGTCTGACGGCCGGCGCGGACGTCGTCGTCACCGGGCGGGTGACGGACGCGGCGCTGGTCACCGGGCCCGCCGCCGCCCACTTCGGCTGGCGGCCCGACGACCACGACCGGCTCGCGGGGGCCGTCGTCGCCGGGCATGTCCTGGAGTGCGGGACGCAGGCCACCGGCGGCAACTACGCCTTCTTCGGCGAGGTGCCGGGCGGGCTCGGGCGGCCCGGGTTCCCGCTCGCCGAGATCCACGAGGACGGCACCGCCGTCATCACCAAGCACCCCGGCACCGGCGGGATCGTCGACGTCGGCACGGTCACCGCCCAACTGCTCTACGAGACCGGCGGCGCCCGCTACCCGGGGCCCGATGTCACCGCCCGCCTCGACACCGTGCGGCTCGTCCAGGACGGGCCCGACCGGGTCAGGATCGAGGGCGTGCGCGGCGAGGCACCGCCGCCCGACCTCAAGGTCGGCCGCAACCGGCTCGGCGGCTTCAGGGGCGAGGTCGTCTTCGTGCTCACCGGACTCGACATCGACGCCAAGGCCGACCTGGTGCGCGCCCAGATGGCCGACGCGCTCGCCAAGTCGCCCCCGAAGGAGGTGCGGTGGGAGCTGGTCCGCACCGACCGGCCCGACGCGCCGACCGAGGAGACCGCGAGCGCACTGCTGCGGCTCGTCGTCCGGGACGCCGAACAGGCCGTCGTCGGACGGTCGTTGAGCGGTGCCGCCGTCGAGCTGGCCCTCGCCAGCTACCCGGGCTTCCACGTCCTCGCGCCGCCGGGGAAGGGCACGCCCTACGGCGTCTTCGAGGCCGGGTACGTGCCGCAGTCCGACGTCCGGCAGGTGGCCGTCCTGCCCGACGGGCAGCGCCACCCCGTGCCGCCGCCCGCCGCCACCCTGGCCCTCGCCGCGCTCCCGCCGCCCGCGCTGCCGAAGCCGCTGCCCGCCGGGCCGGTGCGGCGGGCGCCGCTCGGCCTGGTCGCCGGGGCCCGCAGCGGCGACAAGGGCGCGGACGCCAACGTCGGGGTGTGGGCCCGCACCGAGGACGCCTGGCGGTGGCTCGCCCACGAACTCACCGTCGAGCGGTTCGAGGAGCTGATCCCGGAGAGCCGTGGACTGCCCGTCACCCGGCACGTCCTGCCCCGGCTGCGCGCCCTGAACTTCGTCGTCGAGGGGATCCTCGGCGAGGGCGTCGCCGCCCAGCACCGCTTCGACCCGCAGGCCAAGGCGCTCGGCGAATGGCTGCGCGCCCGCCACCTCGATCTGCCGGAGGCCCTGCTGTGA
- a CDS encoding TIGR03084 family metal-binding protein, protein MADPTPVIDDLCAESDELDLLVAELAPESWTLATPAPRWSIAHQIAHLAWTDHSALLAVTDQDGFRVLVEKALAAPESFVDAGAEEGAALPPAELLARWRAGRSALARALRDAPPGARFPWYGPPMSAASMATGRLMETWAHGQDVADALGVVRVPTERLRHVAHIGVRARDFAFAARSLAVPAEPFRVELTAPGGELWGYGPEDAAQRVTGPALDFCLLVTQRAHRADLAVTATGQDADRWLDIAQSFAGPPGPGRPPKGAAA, encoded by the coding sequence ATGGCCGACCCGACGCCCGTCATCGACGACCTGTGTGCGGAGAGCGACGAACTCGATCTGCTCGTCGCCGAGTTGGCGCCCGAGTCGTGGACGCTCGCGACTCCCGCGCCCCGTTGGAGCATCGCGCACCAGATCGCCCATCTCGCCTGGACCGACCACTCCGCCCTGCTGGCCGTGACCGACCAGGACGGCTTCCGTGTGCTGGTGGAGAAGGCCCTCGCCGCCCCCGAGTCGTTCGTCGACGCCGGTGCGGAGGAAGGGGCCGCGCTGCCGCCCGCCGAGCTGCTCGCGCGGTGGCGGGCCGGGCGGTCCGCGTTGGCGCGGGCCCTGCGCGACGCCCCGCCCGGCGCCCGCTTCCCCTGGTACGGGCCGCCGATGTCGGCCGCGTCCATGGCCACCGGGCGGCTGATGGAGACCTGGGCCCACGGCCAGGACGTCGCGGACGCGCTCGGCGTGGTCCGGGTGCCGACCGAACGGCTGCGGCATGTCGCGCACATCGGCGTCCGGGCCCGCGACTTCGCCTTCGCCGCCCGTTCGCTGGCCGTCCCCGCCGAGCCGTTCCGGGTCGAACTCACGGCTCCCGGCGGCGAGTTGTGGGGGTACGGGCCCGAGGACGCCGCGCAGCGGGTCACCGGGCCCGCCCTCGACTTCTGTCTGCTGGTCACCCAGCGCGCCCACCGCGCCGACCTGGCGGTCACCGCCACCGGCCAGGACGCCGACCGCTGGCTCGACATCGCCCAGTCCTTCGCGGGCCCGCCGGGGCCCGGACGCCCGCCGAAGGGGGCCGCCGCGTGA
- a CDS encoding SDR family oxidoreductase — protein sequence MVDHPFTPHAELFSLRGKRALVTGGTRGIGMMIARGLLQAGARVVISSRDAKACARAREQLSAFGEVRAVPADLSRHDECRRLSDLVTAGSERLDILVNNAGALWDEPLETFPDEAWDTVVDLNLKSPFWLVQALLPALREAGTADDPARIINIGSIAAIHIPQRPNYSYSSSKAALHQLTRVLAKELGPQHVTVNAVAPGPFPSTMMAATLDEFGEAIAAAAPLRRIGRDDDMAGVSVFLAGRAGAYLTGAVIPVDGGIATTA from the coding sequence GTGGTGGACCACCCCTTCACACCCCATGCGGAACTCTTCAGTCTGCGAGGAAAGCGCGCGCTCGTCACCGGTGGCACCCGGGGCATCGGAATGATGATCGCGCGTGGCCTCCTCCAGGCGGGCGCCCGCGTGGTCATCAGCTCACGCGACGCAAAGGCGTGCGCTCGGGCGCGAGAACAGCTGTCCGCGTTCGGTGAGGTGCGGGCCGTCCCCGCCGACCTGTCCCGCCACGACGAGTGCCGGCGACTGTCCGACCTGGTCACGGCCGGCTCGGAGCGCCTCGACATCCTCGTCAACAACGCGGGCGCCCTGTGGGACGAGCCGCTGGAGACGTTCCCGGACGAGGCCTGGGACACGGTCGTCGACCTCAACCTGAAGTCGCCGTTCTGGCTGGTCCAGGCGCTGCTGCCGGCACTGCGCGAGGCGGGCACCGCCGACGATCCCGCGCGGATCATCAACATCGGCAGCATCGCCGCCATCCACATCCCCCAGCGGCCCAACTACTCGTACTCCAGCAGCAAGGCCGCCCTGCACCAGCTCACCCGGGTGCTCGCCAAGGAACTGGGACCGCAGCACGTCACCGTGAACGCCGTGGCGCCCGGACCGTTCCCGTCGACGATGATGGCGGCGACCCTCGACGAGTTCGGCGAGGCGATCGCGGCGGCGGCCCCCCTGCGCCGGATCGGCCGCGACGACGACATGGCGGGCGTCTCGGTGTTCCTCGCCGGCCGGGCGGGCGCGTACCTGACGGGGGCCGTGATCCCGGTCGACGGCGGCATCGCCACCACCGCGTAG